One Streptomyces sp. P9-A2 DNA window includes the following coding sequences:
- a CDS encoding riboflavin synthase, whose product MFTGIVEELGEITAVETLDDACRFRLRGPAVTEGAKHGDSIAVNGVCLTVVDHEGDEFTADVMAETLNRSSLGALAVGSRVNLERPMALGARLGGHIVQGHVDGTGRILGREPSENWEIVRISLPAELSRYVVEKGSITVDGISLTVVDAGQDFFTVSLIPTTLALTTLGLKQSGDPVNLEVDVIAKYVERLIGDRATGEGATK is encoded by the coding sequence GTGTTCACCGGAATCGTCGAAGAACTGGGCGAGATCACCGCCGTCGAGACCCTTGACGACGCCTGTCGTTTCCGGCTGCGCGGCCCCGCCGTCACCGAGGGCGCGAAGCACGGCGACTCGATCGCCGTCAACGGCGTCTGCCTCACCGTCGTGGACCACGAGGGTGACGAGTTCACCGCGGACGTGATGGCCGAGACCCTGAACCGCTCCAGCCTCGGCGCCCTCGCCGTCGGCTCCCGCGTCAACCTCGAACGCCCCATGGCCCTGGGCGCCCGCCTCGGTGGCCACATCGTGCAGGGGCACGTCGACGGCACCGGCAGGATCCTCGGGCGCGAGCCGTCCGAGAACTGGGAGATCGTCAGGATCTCGCTCCCCGCCGAACTCTCCCGCTACGTCGTGGAGAAGGGCTCCATCACGGTCGACGGCATCAGCCTCACCGTCGTCGACGCCGGGCAGGACTTCTTCACCGTCAGTCTGATCCCCACCACCCTCGCCCTGACCACCCTCGGGCTCAAGCAGAGCGGCGACCCGGTCAACCTCGAGGTGGACGTCATCGCCAAATACGTCGAGCGGCTGATCGGCGACCGTGCGACCGGTGAGGGGGCCACCAAGTGA
- a CDS encoding SDR family oxidoreductase — MTTILVTGGTGTLGRHVVERLRTGAQEVRVLSRHSQPYAVDLRRGGSALDAAVTGVDTIVHCASAPRGGDEEAARHLVTAARRAGVGHLVYISIVGVDQVPFGYYRTKFAVERLIEESGLGWTVLRATQFHDLVLTLLQGLGKAPVMLLPARVKDQPIEVTEVADRLAELARGGPAGRVADMGGPEVRTLESLARSYLESTGRRRAVLKVPLRGAAYRAFRAGGHLAPEHAVGKGTFEEFLAARAERVRAGR, encoded by the coding sequence ATGACCACGATCCTGGTGACCGGCGGTACGGGAACCCTCGGCCGGCACGTCGTCGAGCGGTTGCGGACGGGCGCGCAGGAGGTGCGGGTGCTCAGCCGGCACTCCCAGCCGTACGCCGTCGACCTGCGCCGGGGCGGCAGTGCGCTGGACGCGGCCGTCACTGGGGTGGACACGATCGTCCACTGCGCGAGCGCACCGCGCGGCGGCGACGAGGAGGCCGCGAGGCACCTCGTGACGGCGGCGCGGCGGGCCGGGGTGGGGCACCTCGTCTACATCTCCATCGTCGGTGTCGACCAAGTGCCGTTCGGCTACTACAGGACCAAGTTCGCGGTGGAGCGGCTGATCGAGGAGTCGGGTCTCGGCTGGACCGTGCTCCGTGCGACCCAGTTCCACGACCTGGTGCTCACCCTCCTGCAGGGACTGGGCAAGGCTCCGGTGATGCTGCTGCCGGCCCGCGTGAAGGACCAGCCGATCGAGGTGACCGAGGTCGCGGACCGGCTGGCGGAGCTGGCCCGGGGCGGGCCCGCGGGGCGCGTCGCGGACATGGGCGGGCCGGAGGTGCGCACGCTGGAGTCCCTGGCGCGGTCCTACCTGGAGTCCACGGGCCGCCGCCGCGCGGTGCTCAAGGTGCCCCTCCGGGGCGCGGCATACCGCGCCTTCCGTGCCGGCGGACATCTCGCCCCGGAGCACGCGGTGGGCAAGGGCACCTTCGAGGAGTTCCTGGCGGCGCGGGCGGAGCGCGTACGCGCGGGCAGGTGA
- a CDS encoding ROK family transcriptional regulator produces MAASPRTARAINDRLALRLLQQEGPLTAGQLKQLTGLSRPTVADLVERLTAAGLVMVVGEAGGQRRGPNAKVYGIVADRAHLAALDVRTEGVAVVVSDLVGTVLAEAYAPIVPAAGTGPAVERAVTLVERTSKEAGADRLHTVGVGAPGLIDPTSGELRDSTGLPKWHRRLVAALQERLPEARVRLENETNLAALAEQRDGAARDRDTFVLLWLGHGTGAAVILDGALRRGASGGTGEIGFLPVPGTPGLPSATDCGGGFHSLVSAAAVAELAGEYGVVAEPGVEPAAAGAVRAAATRACEEPASADARFLDALADRVAVGVASVAALLDPGCVVLGGEIGQAGGEELAARVQVRTARMSPLPTEVRASVLGGGAVLRGALLTARGHAQDELFGPAAQGHAR; encoded by the coding sequence ATGGCCGCATCCCCGCGCACTGCGCGAGCCATCAACGACCGGCTCGCCCTCCGGTTGCTCCAGCAGGAAGGCCCGCTGACGGCCGGGCAGTTGAAGCAGCTGACCGGGTTGTCCCGGCCGACCGTCGCCGACCTGGTGGAGCGGCTGACCGCGGCCGGGCTGGTCATGGTGGTGGGGGAGGCCGGAGGGCAGCGGCGCGGACCGAACGCGAAGGTGTACGGAATCGTCGCCGACCGGGCACATCTGGCCGCACTGGACGTGCGGACCGAGGGCGTCGCCGTGGTCGTGTCCGACCTCGTCGGCACGGTCCTGGCCGAGGCCTACGCGCCGATCGTGCCGGCCGCCGGGACGGGCCCGGCCGTGGAGCGGGCGGTGACCCTGGTGGAGCGGACCTCGAAGGAGGCGGGCGCCGACCGGCTGCACACCGTCGGCGTCGGCGCCCCCGGGCTGATCGACCCCACGAGCGGCGAACTGCGTGACTCCACAGGGCTGCCGAAATGGCACCGCCGACTGGTCGCCGCGCTTCAGGAGCGGCTGCCCGAGGCGCGGGTCAGACTGGAGAACGAGACCAACCTCGCCGCCCTGGCCGAGCAACGCGACGGAGCCGCCCGCGACCGCGACACCTTCGTCCTGCTGTGGCTCGGCCACGGCACCGGTGCGGCCGTGATCCTTGACGGTGCCCTGCGCCGGGGCGCCTCCGGCGGCACGGGTGAGATCGGCTTCCTGCCGGTACCGGGCACGCCCGGACTGCCGTCGGCCACGGACTGCGGCGGCGGCTTCCACTCCCTCGTGTCGGCGGCGGCGGTCGCGGAACTGGCGGGGGAGTACGGGGTCGTGGCCGAGCCGGGAGTGGAACCGGCGGCGGCGGGAGCGGTGCGGGCGGCCGCCACACGGGCGTGCGAGGAACCGGCCTCGGCGGACGCGCGCTTCCTCGACGCCCTCGCCGACCGCGTCGCCGTGGGGGTCGCGTCGGTGGCCGCGCTGCTGGATCCCGGGTGCGTGGTGCTCGGCGGGGAGATCGGACAGGCGGGCGGCGAGGAACTCGCCGCCCGCGTGCAGGTCCGGACGGCCCGGATGTCACCGCTGCCCACCGAGGTGCGGGCGAGCGTCCTGGGCGGCGGAGCGGTGCTGCGAGGCGCCCTCCTGACGGCCCGCGGCCATGCCCAGGACGAACTCTTCGGCCCGGCCGCGCAGGGCCACGCCCGCTGA
- a CDS encoding MFS transporter: protein MSAEVYGQREVRRARYAVGAVFAVHGAVTGSFATRVPWIQDHAGVSPGQLGIALAFPALGASVAMPLAGRISHRFGARTALRGLIALWTLALVLPSVAPDLLTLCLALFVYGATAGMSDVAMNALGVEVENRLDRSIMSGLHGMWSAGALIGSATGTLAAHLGTDARLHHTLAAGVLTAMGVLAAGHVLDLRSAADEEPPPRFALPPRSALLIGAIGFCAVFAEGASLDWSAVYLRDQMEASAGLAAACTTGFTLTMAVARIAGDRVVDRYGAVRTVRASGVVAVGGGLLIVLAQHPAAAMAGFALTGLGIAVVVPLCFAAAGRSGSNPSLAIAGVATITYTSGLIAPSAIGLLAQATSLVVSFVLVTVLSCGLVGFAGVLRGGDRVKIARPEAAVSGPRA from the coding sequence ATGAGTGCAGAGGTGTACGGGCAGCGGGAGGTGCGGCGGGCGCGGTACGCCGTGGGGGCGGTGTTCGCCGTGCACGGCGCCGTCACGGGCTCGTTCGCCACCCGCGTGCCGTGGATCCAGGACCATGCCGGCGTGAGCCCCGGGCAGTTGGGGATCGCGCTGGCCTTCCCCGCGCTCGGCGCGTCCGTCGCGATGCCGCTGGCGGGACGTATCAGCCACCGTTTCGGCGCCCGGACCGCACTGCGCGGGCTGATCGCGTTGTGGACACTCGCGCTGGTCCTGCCGTCCGTCGCCCCGGACCTGCTCACCCTCTGCCTGGCCCTGTTCGTCTACGGCGCCACGGCCGGCATGTCCGACGTGGCGATGAACGCCCTCGGCGTGGAGGTGGAGAACCGGCTCGACCGGTCGATCATGTCCGGGCTGCACGGCATGTGGAGCGCCGGTGCCCTGATCGGTTCGGCGACCGGCACGCTCGCCGCGCACCTCGGTACGGACGCCCGACTGCACCACACGCTCGCGGCCGGCGTCCTGACCGCGATGGGCGTCCTCGCGGCCGGCCACGTCCTCGATCTGCGGTCCGCCGCCGACGAGGAGCCGCCGCCGAGGTTCGCGCTGCCGCCCCGCTCCGCGCTGCTGATCGGCGCGATCGGCTTCTGCGCCGTCTTCGCGGAGGGCGCGAGCCTCGACTGGTCGGCGGTCTATCTGCGTGACCAGATGGAGGCCTCGGCCGGTCTCGCGGCGGCCTGCACCACCGGTTTCACGCTCACCATGGCGGTCGCCCGGATCGCCGGGGACCGGGTGGTGGACCGCTACGGTGCGGTGCGCACGGTCCGCGCGAGCGGTGTCGTCGCCGTCGGCGGCGGACTGCTGATCGTCCTCGCGCAGCACCCCGCGGCGGCGATGGCCGGCTTCGCGCTGACGGGTCTCGGCATCGCGGTGGTGGTGCCACTGTGCTTCGCCGCGGCCGGCCGCAGCGGCAGCAACCCGAGCCTCGCCATCGCGGGCGTCGCGACCATCACGTACACCTCGGGGCTGATCGCTCCGAGCGCGATCGGGCTGCTGGCCCAGGCGACCAGCCTGGTGGTGTCGTTCGTCCTGGTCACGGTGTTGTCATGCGGTCTGGTCGGCTTCGCGGGCGTGCTGCGCGGCGGGGACCGGGTGAAGATCGCCCGGCCGGAGGCGGCCGTTTCCGGTCCGCGGGCCTGA
- a CDS encoding uracil-xanthine permease family protein, translated as MDLGVRWTLHGDGRTPAPGAVVRPDERLSWPRTAGLGAQHVVAMFGASFVAPVLMGLDPNLAIMMSGVATIVFLLATRGRVPSYLGCSLSFVGVAAVIRAQGGSSATVTGAVFVVGAALFLVGLAVRHFGARIIHAAMPPIVTGAVVMLIGFNLAPVTAATYWPQDQWTALFVMLFTGLAVVCLRGFWSRIAIFLGLVFGYVLSWGLDRVFGQIHSADASGEVTDHWRLDLSGVGQADWIGLPALHGPSFEWSAILVALPVVIALIAENAGHVKAVGEMTGDNLDDKLGTAISADGVGSMLSTAVGGPPNTTYSENIGVMAATRVYSTAAYWAAAGFALLFGLCPKFGAVVAAVPGGVLGGITVILYGMIGLLGAQIWINAKVDLRNPLNLVPAAAGIIIGVGNVTLEFTDTFSLSGIALGTLVVITGYHALRAFAPAHLKTQEPLLDEGTSSYDTSGEGADADGSGGKDNGEGGQRAKS; from the coding sequence ATGGATCTCGGCGTCCGCTGGACACTGCACGGCGACGGACGCACACCGGCCCCGGGTGCGGTGGTCCGTCCCGACGAACGGCTCTCTTGGCCCCGCACCGCGGGACTGGGGGCCCAGCACGTCGTCGCGATGTTCGGGGCGTCGTTCGTCGCACCGGTCCTCATGGGTCTGGACCCCAATCTCGCGATCATGATGTCGGGTGTCGCGACCATCGTCTTCCTGCTGGCCACGCGCGGCCGGGTGCCCAGCTATCTGGGCTGCTCGCTGTCCTTCGTCGGCGTCGCCGCGGTCATCCGGGCCCAGGGCGGGTCCAGCGCCACCGTCACCGGCGCGGTGTTCGTGGTCGGGGCCGCGCTGTTCCTGGTGGGGCTCGCGGTGCGGCACTTCGGGGCGCGGATCATCCATGCCGCGATGCCGCCGATCGTCACCGGCGCGGTGGTGATGCTGATCGGCTTCAACCTGGCGCCGGTCACGGCCGCCACCTACTGGCCGCAGGACCAGTGGACCGCCCTGTTCGTGATGCTGTTCACCGGTCTGGCGGTGGTGTGCCTGCGCGGTTTCTGGTCCCGCATCGCGATCTTCCTCGGGCTGGTCTTCGGATACGTCCTGTCCTGGGGCCTCGACCGGGTCTTCGGGCAGATCCACTCCGCGGACGCGAGCGGTGAGGTCACCGATCACTGGCGCCTGGACCTGTCGGGCGTCGGCCAGGCCGACTGGATCGGCCTGCCGGCCCTGCACGGCCCGTCGTTCGAGTGGTCGGCGATCCTGGTCGCCCTGCCGGTCGTCATCGCGCTGATCGCCGAGAACGCCGGGCACGTCAAGGCCGTCGGCGAGATGACCGGCGACAACCTCGACGACAAGCTGGGCACGGCCATCTCCGCCGACGGCGTCGGTTCCATGCTGTCCACCGCCGTCGGCGGCCCGCCCAACACCACGTACTCCGAGAACATCGGCGTGATGGCGGCGACCCGCGTCTACTCGACCGCCGCGTACTGGGCGGCCGCGGGCTTCGCCCTGCTGTTCGGCCTCTGCCCGAAGTTCGGCGCGGTCGTGGCGGCCGTCCCCGGAGGTGTGCTCGGCGGCATCACCGTCATCCTGTACGGCATGATCGGCCTGCTCGGCGCCCAGATCTGGATCAACGCCAAGGTGGACCTGCGCAATCCGCTGAACCTGGTGCCGGCCGCCGCGGGCATCATCATCGGCGTCGGCAACGTCACGCTGGAGTTCACCGACACCTTCTCGCTCAGCGGCATCGCGCTCGGCACGCTCGTCGTCATCACGGGCTACCACGCGCTGCGCGCCTTCGCGCCCGCCCACCTCAAGACGCAGGAGCCGCTGCTCGACGAGGGCACCTCGTCCTACGACACGAGCGGCGAAGGTGCCGATGCCGACGGGAGCGGCGGGAAGGACAACGGCGAAGGCGGTCAGCGCGCCAAGTCGTAG
- a CDS encoding glycoside hydrolase family 6 protein, which translates to MVVAASVVVAVGTATGMISALGDDRGSDEARPAEVTASPRLEPLPAVPSPAPAEPSPSASPKSAPEKDEKDEKEERRGRTSATPSASGGGPEQRSGAVSTRLYRHPDSQVLDWIRANSGDPRRAVIESRIGDRPAAVWFADYSPDILTARVRAVTSGGAGRGQVPVVVPYAIPDRDCGGHSQGGAPDLDAYDGWIDRFAAGLGSGEVVVILEPDSLAQVECLSAGERTARFASLARAGRVLKKANPRARVYYDAGHSGWNAPAKQAGWLRQAGAASAASSDGIFSNVSNFHATADEIAYDRRVLDALNGPPGLGAVIDTGRNGSGAPADGEWCDPAGRTLGRAPTLSTDAAGIDAYLWVKLPGESDGCKGVPGTFTPSYAYDLAR; encoded by the coding sequence ATGGTCGTGGCCGCCTCCGTCGTGGTCGCCGTCGGCACCGCCACCGGGATGATCTCGGCCCTCGGTGACGACCGAGGCTCGGACGAGGCACGGCCGGCCGAGGTGACCGCGTCGCCCCGGCTGGAACCACTGCCCGCCGTGCCGTCCCCGGCGCCCGCCGAACCCTCCCCGTCCGCCTCCCCGAAGTCCGCTCCGGAGAAGGACGAGAAGGACGAGAAGGAGGAGAGGCGGGGGAGGACGAGTGCCACGCCGTCCGCGTCCGGGGGCGGGCCGGAGCAGCGGTCCGGCGCGGTGTCCACCCGGCTCTACCGCCACCCCGACTCCCAGGTACTGGACTGGATACGGGCCAACTCCGGCGATCCGCGCCGGGCGGTCATAGAGTCCCGCATCGGCGACCGGCCCGCGGCGGTGTGGTTCGCGGACTACTCACCGGACATCCTGACCGCGCGGGTGCGCGCGGTCACCTCGGGCGGGGCCGGGAGGGGGCAGGTGCCCGTGGTCGTGCCGTACGCGATACCCGACCGTGACTGCGGCGGGCACTCCCAGGGAGGCGCGCCCGACCTGGACGCCTACGACGGCTGGATCGACCGGTTCGCCGCCGGGCTGGGGTCCGGCGAGGTCGTCGTGATCCTGGAGCCGGACTCCCTCGCCCAGGTCGAATGCCTCTCCGCGGGCGAGCGCACCGCCCGCTTCGCCTCGCTGGCCCGCGCCGGACGGGTGCTGAAGAAGGCCAACCCCCGGGCGCGGGTCTACTACGACGCCGGGCACTCCGGGTGGAACGCGCCCGCGAAACAGGCCGGCTGGCTGCGGCAGGCCGGGGCCGCGTCGGCGGCCTCCTCCGACGGCATCTTCAGTAACGTCTCCAACTTCCACGCCACCGCCGACGAGATCGCCTACGACCGGCGGGTGCTCGACGCCCTCAACGGCCCGCCGGGCCTCGGCGCCGTGATCGACACCGGCCGCAACGGCAGCGGCGCCCCGGCCGACGGCGAGTGGTGCGACCCCGCGGGCCGCACCCTCGGCCGGGCCCCGACGCTCAGCACCGACGCGGCCGGGATCGACGCCTACCTGTGGGTCAAGCTGCCGGGGGAGTCGGACGGCTGCAAGGGGGTGCCGGGCACCTTCACCCCGTCGTACGCCTACGACTTGGCGCGCTGA
- a CDS encoding DUF5995 family protein, giving the protein MAQCEQVHTPVDTVVSRMRALDSALPRRDGIAVFNRVYLTVTTEADRRIDAGPLGDTRAAVTLNVVFAERYLAAVEAVSEGRRPPACWRPLFQFRHHPGVRPLQFALAGINAHIGHDLALAVVDTCRTLGCGPAQLEDEFEQVGDLLVALEEHIREDLMPGPDLLQLADPLTHLAGAWSLDRARDAAWTTARALWALRGLPDVTEEFAARLDMAVGFAGRMLLTPLPG; this is encoded by the coding sequence ATGGCGCAATGCGAGCAAGTCCACACCCCCGTAGACACGGTCGTCTCCCGTATGCGCGCCCTCGACTCCGCCCTGCCCCGCCGGGACGGGATCGCGGTCTTCAACCGGGTCTACCTCACGGTGACGACGGAGGCCGACCGGCGCATCGACGCGGGTCCGCTCGGGGACACGCGGGCGGCGGTCACCCTGAACGTGGTGTTCGCCGAGCGCTATCTGGCCGCCGTCGAAGCGGTGTCCGAGGGACGCCGCCCGCCGGCCTGCTGGCGTCCGCTGTTCCAGTTCCGCCACCATCCCGGCGTACGTCCGCTGCAGTTCGCGCTGGCGGGCATCAATGCGCACATCGGTCATGATCTGGCGCTCGCCGTCGTGGACACCTGCCGTACGCTCGGCTGCGGACCCGCGCAGCTGGAGGACGAGTTCGAGCAGGTGGGCGACCTGCTGGTCGCGCTGGAGGAGCACATCCGCGAGGATCTGATGCCCGGTCCCGACCTCCTCCAGCTCGCCGATCCCCTCACCCATCTGGCCGGCGCGTGGAGCCTGGACCGCGCCCGGGACGCCGCGTGGACGACGGCCCGCGCGCTGTGGGCGCTGCGCGGGCTGCCGGACGTCACCGAGGAGTTCGCCGCACGCCTCGACATGGCCGTGGGATTCGCCGGGCGCATGCTGCTCACACCGCTGCCCGGCTGA
- a CDS encoding flavin monoamine oxidase family protein, translating to MTSTVPNAVEHADEQQPPITMFGPDFPYAYDDFLAHPAGLGQIPATEHGTEVAVIGGGLSGVITAYELMKMGLKPVVYEADRIGGRLRTVGFEGCDPALTAEMGAMRFPPSSTALQYYIDLVGLETRPFPNPLAASTPSTVVDLKGESHYAETPDDLPQVYRDVADAWARCLEEGADFSDMNRALRERDVPRIREIWSRLVEKLDDQTFYGFLCDSEAFKSFRHREIFGQVGFGTGGWDTDFPNSILEILRVVYTEADDHHRGIVGGSQRLPLRLWEREPEKLVHWPYGTSLKALHVDGEPRPAVTRLHRTAGHHVTVTDANGDVRTYRAAVFTAQSWMLLSKISCDDALFPIDHWTAIERTHYMESSKLFVPVDRPFWLDKDEDTGRDVMSMTLTDRMTRGTYLLDDGPDRPAVICLSYTWCDDSLKWLPLSPNERMEVMLKSLGEIYPKVDIRKHIIGNPVTVSWEDEPYFMGAFKANLPGHYRYQRRLFTHFMQDRLPEDKRGVFLAGDDISWTAGWAEGAVQTALNAVWGVMHHFGGGTDAANPGPGDVYDEIAPVELSDD from the coding sequence ATGACGTCCACGGTGCCCAACGCCGTCGAGCACGCCGACGAGCAGCAGCCGCCGATCACCATGTTCGGCCCGGACTTCCCGTACGCGTACGACGACTTCCTCGCCCACCCCGCGGGCCTCGGCCAGATCCCCGCGACGGAACACGGCACCGAGGTCGCGGTGATCGGCGGCGGCCTGTCCGGCGTCATCACCGCCTACGAGCTGATGAAGATGGGCCTCAAGCCCGTCGTCTACGAGGCCGACCGGATCGGCGGCCGGCTGCGCACCGTCGGATTCGAGGGCTGCGACCCCGCGCTCACCGCCGAGATGGGCGCGATGCGCTTCCCGCCGTCCTCCACGGCCCTCCAGTACTACATCGACCTGGTGGGCCTCGAGACCCGCCCGTTCCCCAACCCCCTCGCCGCGTCGACGCCGTCGACCGTCGTCGACCTCAAGGGCGAGTCCCACTACGCCGAGACCCCCGACGACCTCCCGCAGGTCTACCGGGACGTGGCCGACGCCTGGGCCCGGTGCCTGGAGGAGGGCGCCGACTTCTCCGACATGAACCGCGCCCTGCGCGAGCGCGACGTCCCGCGCATCCGCGAGATCTGGTCCCGGCTCGTCGAGAAGCTCGACGACCAGACCTTCTACGGCTTCCTCTGCGACTCCGAGGCTTTCAAGTCCTTCCGGCACCGCGAGATATTCGGCCAGGTCGGCTTCGGCACCGGCGGCTGGGACACCGACTTCCCCAACTCCATCCTGGAGATCCTGCGCGTCGTCTACACCGAGGCCGACGACCACCACCGGGGGATCGTCGGCGGCTCGCAGCGGCTGCCGCTGCGCCTGTGGGAGCGTGAACCGGAGAAGCTCGTCCACTGGCCGTACGGCACCTCGCTGAAGGCCCTGCACGTGGACGGCGAGCCGCGCCCGGCGGTGACGCGGCTGCACCGCACCGCGGGCCACCACGTCACGGTGACGGACGCGAACGGAGACGTCCGTACCTACAGGGCGGCCGTCTTCACCGCCCAGTCCTGGATGCTGCTGTCCAAGATCTCCTGCGACGACGCGCTTTTCCCGATCGACCACTGGACCGCCATCGAACGCACCCACTACATGGAGTCCAGCAAGCTCTTCGTGCCCGTCGACCGGCCCTTCTGGCTCGACAAGGACGAGGACACGGGGCGGGACGTCATGTCGATGACGCTGACCGACCGCATGACCCGGGGCACCTATCTGCTGGACGACGGCCCGGACCGGCCCGCCGTCATCTGCCTGTCCTACACCTGGTGCGACGACAGCCTGAAGTGGCTGCCGCTGTCACCGAACGAGCGGATGGAGGTCATGCTGAAGTCGCTGGGCGAGATCTACCCGAAGGTCGACATCAGGAAGCACATCATCGGCAACCCGGTCACCGTCTCCTGGGAGGACGAGCCCTACTTCATGGGCGCGTTCAAGGCCAACCTGCCCGGTCACTACCGTTACCAGCGGCGCCTGTTCACGCACTTCATGCAGGACCGGCTGCCCGAGGACAAGCGGGGCGTCTTCCTCGCCGGCGACGACATCTCCTGGACGGCCGGCTGGGCCGAGGGCGCCGTCCAGACCGCGCTCAACGCCGTCTGGGGCGTCATGCACCACTTCGGAGGCGGGACCGACGCGGCCAACCCCGGGCCCGGTGACGTGTACGACGAGATCGCGCCGGTGGAACTCTCCGACGACTGA
- a CDS encoding carbon-nitrogen hydrolase family protein produces the protein MRTALLQSSGRPGSVSENIKVLDEAAGRAATAGAGLLVTSELFLTGYAIGDDIAVLAEPADGDAAEAIARTATRHGLAIAYSYPERAGGTVHNSTQLISADGTRLANYRKTHLFGPFERDHFAAGDQQVVQAELNGLTVGLLTCYDIEFPENARAHALAGTDLLLVPTALMHPFQFVAESLVPVRAFENQMYIAYVNRVGQEGEWEFAGLSTLAGPDGVARTRAGRGEELVLADADPVLLAASREHNPYLRHRRPALYGSLG, from the coding sequence ATGCGCACCGCCCTGCTCCAGAGCTCCGGACGGCCCGGTTCCGTCAGCGAGAACATCAAGGTCCTCGACGAGGCCGCGGGCCGTGCCGCCACGGCCGGCGCCGGGCTGCTCGTCACATCGGAACTGTTCCTGACCGGGTACGCGATCGGCGACGACATCGCGGTGCTCGCCGAGCCCGCCGACGGCGACGCGGCCGAGGCGATCGCCCGGACCGCCACCCGGCACGGGCTCGCCATCGCCTACAGCTACCCGGAGCGCGCGGGCGGCACGGTCCACAACTCCACCCAGCTCATCTCCGCGGACGGCACCCGCCTCGCGAACTACCGCAAGACCCACCTCTTCGGCCCCTTCGAGCGGGACCACTTCGCCGCCGGCGACCAACAGGTCGTCCAAGCCGAGCTGAACGGCCTCACCGTCGGTCTGCTGACCTGCTACGACATCGAATTCCCCGAGAACGCGCGCGCCCACGCCCTGGCCGGCACCGACCTCCTGCTGGTGCCCACGGCGCTGATGCATCCGTTCCAGTTCGTCGCCGAGTCCCTCGTGCCGGTACGGGCGTTCGAGAACCAGATGTACATCGCGTACGTCAACCGGGTCGGCCAGGAGGGCGAGTGGGAGTTCGCGGGGCTCTCCACCCTCGCCGGACCCGACGGGGTCGCCCGTACCCGGGCGGGGCGCGGCGAGGAACTGGTCCTCGCCGACGCGGACCCCGTGCTCCTCGCCGCCTCCCGCGAGCACAACCCGTATCTGCGGCACCGCCGCCCCGCCCTGTACGGATCCCTCGGCTGA
- a CDS encoding DUF742 domain-containing protein codes for MTDDDHRYDDDHPHDRTHPHDDHWYEDETGLMVRPYAVPRGRTRPSGGPTITLLSQVSAVESGLAQPGVDHARTRLLDLVRRRGPLPVVELAAVADLPLTVVRVLLADLAGAGLVWIGAPRRTGGPATDPELLREIVARLRELCPPSRSPARPRDVAVGAPVADGDAGAPAPCAGRRAHGCGGDDGDHGERPRGVSRGGVSRTAVEGGLCARAREVAEASTPCLPPAAPVAGRPRSGARNESPLIPHRTQ; via the coding sequence GTGACCGACGACGACCACCGGTACGACGACGATCACCCGCACGACCGCACTCACCCGCACGACGACCACTGGTACGAGGACGAGACCGGCCTGATGGTGCGGCCCTACGCCGTCCCACGGGGCCGGACCCGTCCCTCGGGCGGGCCCACCATCACCCTGCTGTCCCAGGTCAGTGCCGTGGAGTCCGGCCTGGCACAGCCCGGTGTCGACCACGCACGCACCCGCCTGCTCGACCTGGTGCGCCGCCGGGGCCCACTGCCGGTCGTCGAACTCGCGGCGGTCGCCGACCTGCCGCTGACCGTCGTCCGGGTGCTCCTCGCGGACCTGGCCGGGGCCGGCCTGGTGTGGATCGGCGCACCGCGCCGCACGGGCGGGCCGGCGACCGACCCGGAACTCCTGCGCGAGATCGTGGCACGGCTCCGGGAGCTGTGCCCCCCATCCCGCTCACCGGCACGCCCACGCGACGTCGCGGTCGGGGCCCCGGTCGCGGACGGTGACGCCGGTGCGCCGGCTCCGTGCGCCGGGCGCCGGGCGCACGGATGCGGTGGTGACGACGGGGATCACGGAGAGCGTCCCCGCGGGGTTTCACGCGGTGGCGTATCGCGTACAGCGGTGGAGGGCGGCCTCTGCGCGAGGGCGAGGGAGGTCGCCGAGGCCTCGACGCCGTGCCTGCCCCCTGCGGCTCCGGTCGCAGGCAGGCCCCGGTCGGGAGCACGCAACGAATCGCCGCTGATCCCGCACCGGACGCAATGA